The following coding sequences lie in one Streptomyces venezuelae genomic window:
- a CDS encoding amidohydrolase → MTPPPAPGPAGLTPQGPVDGEGPEGPADLVITGCTALTHDPQGRIVFVEDATIAVRDGIIASVTAAAPGPERGPTPTPHTHIDGRGTLALPGLINCHTHTPMVALRGLAEDLPAHAWFNDWIWPVESNLTERVVGLGARLACAEMIRGGVTIFADHYFAMDEVAAATDESGLRAVLGQAYFSTQGPEGRAASLDFALRQRGAADGRITTCLAPHAPYTVDGPDLAATAELARQHGLLVHIHAAENQEQTANSLARHGRTPIEILERAGLLDTDVLLAHVTGLDTARDLPVLRRAAKRSGGRVAVASAPRGYLKFGWDTTPVRALREAGVPVGLATDGAASNNTLDVWESMTLTALVQKSVERDPTWLTARQALDHATLQSARAVGLGDEIGSLTAGRRADLVLVDMTGPHTQPVHDLAATLVHSARSGDVRTTIVAGRVLMRDRELLTLDVPDIVGELSGLLPELVDRSHGKRIQEYEG, encoded by the coding sequence ATGACGCCGCCTCCCGCGCCCGGACCCGCAGGACTCACCCCGCAAGGCCCCGTCGACGGCGAAGGCCCCGAAGGTCCCGCCGATCTCGTCATCACCGGCTGCACCGCGCTCACCCACGACCCGCAGGGGCGGATCGTCTTCGTCGAGGACGCGACGATCGCCGTACGGGACGGAATCATCGCTTCGGTCACAGCAGCCGCCCCCGGCCCTGAGCGCGGCCCCACCCCCACCCCGCACACCCACATCGACGGCCGCGGCACCCTCGCCCTCCCCGGCCTCATCAACTGCCACACCCACACACCGATGGTCGCCCTGCGCGGGCTCGCCGAGGATCTGCCGGCACACGCGTGGTTCAACGACTGGATTTGGCCCGTCGAGTCCAACCTCACCGAGCGCGTCGTCGGGCTCGGCGCGCGGCTCGCCTGTGCCGAGATGATCCGCGGCGGCGTCACCATCTTCGCCGACCACTACTTCGCGATGGACGAGGTCGCCGCCGCCACCGACGAGAGCGGCCTGCGCGCCGTCCTCGGCCAGGCCTACTTCAGCACGCAGGGCCCCGAAGGCCGCGCCGCCTCCCTCGACTTCGCGCTCCGGCAGCGCGGCGCGGCCGACGGGCGCATCACCACCTGCCTCGCCCCGCACGCCCCCTACACCGTCGACGGGCCCGACCTCGCCGCCACCGCCGAACTCGCGCGGCAGCACGGCCTCCTGGTCCACATCCACGCCGCCGAGAACCAGGAGCAGACCGCCAACAGCCTGGCCCGCCACGGCCGCACCCCCATCGAGATCCTGGAACGGGCCGGGCTCCTCGACACCGACGTGCTCCTCGCCCACGTCACCGGCCTCGACACCGCCCGCGACCTGCCCGTCCTGCGCCGGGCCGCTAAGCGCTCCGGAGGCCGCGTCGCCGTCGCCTCCGCGCCCCGCGGCTATCTGAAGTTCGGCTGGGACACGACACCCGTACGGGCCCTGCGCGAAGCGGGCGTCCCGGTCGGCCTGGCCACCGACGGCGCCGCGTCCAACAACACCCTCGACGTATGGGAGTCCATGACGCTCACCGCCCTCGTCCAGAAGTCCGTGGAGCGCGACCCGACCTGGCTCACCGCCCGCCAGGCCCTCGACCACGCCACGCTGCAGAGCGCGCGGGCCGTCGGACTGGGCGACGAGATCGGCAGTCTCACCGCCGGGCGCCGGGCCGACCTCGTCCTCGTCGACATGACGGGTCCGCACACCCAGCCCGTGCACGACCTCGCGGCCACGCTCGTGCACAGCGCGCGCTCCGGCGACGTACGGACGACGATCGTGGCCGGACGAGTACTGATGCGCGACCGCGAATTGCTGACCCTCGATGTGCCGGACATCGTCGGCGAGTTGAGCGGTCTGCTGCCCGAACTCGTCGACCGCAGTCACGGGAAGCGGATCCAGGAGTACGAAGGGTAA
- a CDS encoding endonuclease/exonuclease/phosphatase family protein, translated as MIIGTWNLENLYRPGAPFGPKDKAAYEAKLASLAATITALRPSVLGVQEVGDPAALEDLAGLLEGTWHVTLSQHADDRGIRVGFLTSLPVFVVADEAGLPEQVRPVQVDDSGRTTARAGRGVLAVTVSTRAFFFDAVVCHLKSKLLSYPGGRFFPHDEGERARYGAYALYRRAAEATAVRAVADQRLRGDGREHGVAVLGDLNDEVGAATTQILVGPPGSEIGTPGFDRPDKGDAARLWNVAPLIPADQRFSRIHAGRRELIDHVLVSRGLMDQVRGAGTGAPGAAASALPSVEDGDPAVRREASGSDHAPVWIRIQP; from the coding sequence ATGATCATCGGCACGTGGAACCTGGAGAACCTCTACCGCCCCGGCGCGCCGTTCGGCCCCAAGGACAAGGCCGCGTACGAGGCGAAGCTGGCCTCGCTCGCGGCGACGATCACCGCGTTGCGGCCGAGCGTCCTCGGGGTGCAGGAGGTCGGCGACCCGGCGGCGCTCGAGGATCTGGCGGGCCTGCTGGAGGGCACCTGGCACGTCACGCTGTCGCAGCACGCGGACGACCGGGGCATCCGGGTCGGCTTCCTCACCAGCCTCCCCGTCTTCGTCGTCGCCGACGAGGCCGGACTGCCCGAGCAGGTGCGGCCGGTACAGGTCGACGACTCGGGCCGGACGACGGCGCGGGCCGGGCGAGGCGTCCTCGCGGTGACGGTGTCGACGCGGGCGTTCTTCTTCGACGCGGTCGTGTGCCACCTCAAGTCGAAGCTGCTGTCGTACCCCGGCGGGCGCTTCTTCCCGCACGACGAGGGCGAGCGCGCGCGGTACGGCGCGTACGCCTTGTACCGCCGGGCGGCCGAGGCGACCGCGGTCCGTGCCGTCGCCGATCAGCGGCTGCGGGGCGACGGCCGGGAGCACGGGGTCGCCGTGCTCGGGGACCTCAACGACGAGGTCGGGGCCGCGACGACGCAGATCCTGGTGGGCCCGCCCGGCTCCGAGATCGGCACGCCGGGCTTCGACCGCCCGGACAAGGGTGACGCCGCACGGCTGTGGAACGTCGCGCCGTTGATCCCGGCCGACCAGCGCTTCTCCCGCATCCACGCGGGCCGCCGCGAACTCATCGACCACGTGCTGGTGAGCCGCGGCCTGATGGACCAGGTCCGCGGCGCGGGCACGGGCGCGCCCGGCGCCGCGGCGAGCGCGCTGCCGTCGGTGGAGGACGGGGATCCGGCGGTACGGAGGGAGGCGTCGGGGTCGGATCACGCGCCGGTGTGGATACGGATTCAGCCGTAG
- a CDS encoding FABP family protein, giving the protein MFDPAPEHGSASPSASPSASPYPYAESHSGDPEAAPAPHALLTPVLGLLGRWRGRGRGEYPTLPADFTYAQEVTFSHDGRPFLRYEARAWLLDADDAPLRPAARESGWWRLQPDGRVEALVTQPTGIAEIAVGHAAEGTVDLATHDVALTPTAKDVTATRRRYTLTDDGTLTFTHDMAAVDQPLQHHLSARLRRTR; this is encoded by the coding sequence GTGTTCGATCCCGCGCCGGAGCACGGATCCGCGTCCCCGTCCGCGTCCCCGTCTGCTTCCCCCTACCCCTACGCCGAGAGCCACAGCGGCGACCCCGAGGCGGCGCCCGCCCCGCACGCGCTGCTCACGCCCGTGCTCGGGCTGCTGGGCCGGTGGCGCGGCCGGGGCCGGGGCGAGTACCCGACGCTGCCCGCGGACTTCACGTACGCGCAGGAGGTGACGTTCAGCCACGACGGCCGGCCCTTCCTCCGGTACGAGGCCAGGGCCTGGCTGCTCGACGCCGACGACGCCCCGCTGCGGCCCGCGGCGCGGGAAAGCGGCTGGTGGCGGCTGCAGCCCGACGGCCGCGTGGAGGCGCTGGTCACCCAGCCCACCGGCATCGCGGAGATCGCGGTCGGCCATGCGGCGGAGGGCACGGTCGACCTCGCCACGCACGACGTGGCGCTCACTCCCACCGCCAAGGACGTCACGGCGACCCGCCGCCGCTACACGCTGACCGACGACGGCACGCTGACCTTCACCCACGACATGGCGGCGGTGGACCAGCCGCTGCAGCACCACCTCTCGGCACGCCTGCGCCGCACGCGGTGA
- a CDS encoding 2'-5' RNA ligase family protein: MSTGTREREEAAEEAAEAPEAVAPAQASPEPEPETQTQTEPEPAEAGAADPRGWPDLPGDTALTIRVPEANPLVRAGFPAHVTVLYPFLNASRFTSTTHADLTDLFAAHPAFTLTFDEFRRYPGVLYLAPTPETPVSALTRSLTDRWPEALPYRGIFIPPLAPHLTLANDEGPDTCEAAYDTLQSRLAPSLPLTSHVDTVHLIVTDGPGKGWRDLKTYRLGTGRVSRPRETYGGPNRP; this comes from the coding sequence GTGAGCACGGGGACACGCGAACGCGAGGAAGCGGCGGAGGAGGCGGCCGAGGCACCGGAGGCGGTAGCGCCGGCGCAAGCATCGCCGGAACCGGAGCCGGAGACGCAGACGCAGACGGAGCCGGAACCGGCAGAGGCCGGAGCGGCGGACCCGCGCGGCTGGCCCGACCTCCCCGGCGACACGGCCCTGACGATCCGCGTCCCCGAGGCGAACCCGCTGGTACGAGCCGGTTTCCCCGCCCACGTGACGGTGCTCTACCCGTTCCTCAACGCGTCCCGCTTCACCTCAACCACCCACGCCGACCTGACGGACCTCTTCGCCGCCCACCCCGCTTTCACCCTCACGTTCGACGAGTTCCGCCGCTACCCGGGCGTCCTGTACCTCGCCCCGACCCCGGAGACCCCCGTGAGCGCCCTGACCCGGTCCCTCACGGACCGCTGGCCGGAAGCGCTCCCCTACCGCGGCATCTTCATCCCACCCCTGGCCCCCCACCTCACCCTGGCGAACGACGAGGGCCCGGACACCTGCGAAGCGGCCTACGACACCCTGCAGTCCCGGCTCGCCCCGTCCCTCCCCCTGACGAGCCACGTGGACACCGTCCACCTGATCGTGACGGACGGCCCGGGGAAGGGCTGGCGGGACCTCAAGACGTACCGGCTGGGAACGGGGCGAGTGTCACGCCCGCGTGAAACCTACGGAGGGCCAAACAGGCCATAA
- a CDS encoding DUF3574 domain-containing protein yields MALTFPRLSGTRLAVAAAATAVLAVGAPAAYASLDDDTKSTSSSPSSSSSPSSSSSSSSSTAAASTVARGKPYTETRLFFGTERPDGGPAVTDKQFMAFVDKEVTPGFPDGLTIQNGRGQWRDSNGRIERERSYELILLYPTTENRKRDVQIEEIRSDYEKKFAQDSVARLDERTRVDF; encoded by the coding sequence ATGGCCCTCACCTTCCCCCGCCTCTCCGGTACCCGCCTCGCCGTGGCCGCCGCGGCGACCGCCGTGCTGGCCGTCGGCGCGCCTGCCGCCTACGCCTCTCTGGACGACGACACGAAGTCCACGTCTTCCTCGCCTTCCTCTTCTTCCTCGCCTTCCTCTTCTTCCTCGTCTTCCTCGTCGACAGCCGCCGCGTCGACCGTCGCCCGCGGCAAGCCGTACACCGAGACGCGGCTCTTCTTCGGCACGGAACGCCCCGACGGCGGGCCCGCCGTGACGGACAAGCAGTTCATGGCCTTCGTCGACAAGGAGGTCACGCCGGGCTTCCCCGACGGGCTGACCATCCAGAACGGGCGCGGGCAGTGGCGCGACTCCAACGGCAGGATCGAACGCGAGCGTTCGTACGAGCTGATCCTGCTGTATCCGACGACCGAGAACCGCAAGCGGGACGTCCAGATCGAGGAGATCCGCAGCGACTACGAGAAGAAGTTCGCGCAGGACTCGGTGGCGCGGCTGGACGAGCGGACCCGGGTGGACTTCTGA
- a CDS encoding DUF4291 domain-containing protein, translating to MNHRIRALHTDTTITVYQAYSPELGVPAARTGRFPAAWKRDRMTWIKPSFLWMMYRCGYATKEGQQTVLAVEITREGFDWALRHACLSHYVRGLHADQAAWQRELRRSPARVQWDPERDLHLNALPYRSLQLGLSGEASRRFADEWTVSITDVTDRAREIHGLVRAGDEEAATRLLPEERAYPAGDDLLSHLRA from the coding sequence ATGAACCACCGGATACGCGCCCTGCACACCGACACGACCATCACCGTCTACCAGGCGTACTCCCCGGAACTCGGTGTCCCGGCGGCCCGCACCGGGCGGTTCCCCGCCGCCTGGAAGCGGGACCGCATGACGTGGATCAAACCGTCCTTTCTGTGGATGATGTACCGCTGCGGTTACGCGACCAAAGAGGGTCAACAGACGGTCCTGGCCGTCGAGATCACCCGTGAGGGCTTCGACTGGGCGCTGCGCCACGCGTGCCTCTCCCACTACGTGCGCGGCCTCCACGCCGATCAGGCCGCGTGGCAGCGCGAGTTGCGACGCTCCCCCGCCCGCGTCCAGTGGGACCCGGAACGGGACCTCCACCTCAACGCTCTTCCGTACCGGAGCCTGCAATTGGGCCTCTCCGGCGAGGCGTCCCGCCGCTTCGCGGACGAGTGGACGGTCTCGATCACCGACGTCACCGACCGAGCGCGGGAGATCCACGGGCTCGTGCGGGCCGGGGACGAGGAGGCGGCGACGCGCCTGCTGCCGGAGGAGCGCGCGTACCCGGCGGGCGACGACCTCCTGTCGCACCTACGCGCCTGA
- a CDS encoding SWIM zinc finger family protein, translated as MTPRGSGRPGRGGGPERGGRPGRGGGLGWASGMSETSRMGSGRVFPALPKHPDPGAPFATSWWGNAWIDALEESALDQARLARGRTYAREGAVDTITVAPGRIVAYVHGSRPRPYRAEIRMRTMLPEHWDRFLDVVATDPARIAALLDQEMPHALADAADRADVPLLPGARELSPSCTCPDRGHPCKHAAALAYQTARLLDADPFVLLLLRGGEEQDLLDELSRRNARRGAAEAADARRGPLRGPLRGAEASEEPGTAGATDDPRVAGATGGRRFAAGELRGAEPSGKHPVGQADPTNDATPPNEHQPSRHSAPTLPGGQQPHPSDGTGPAGGQQLHADGGPVSPGEQQLQAGGGSAPHGGRQSSPDAAPALPGGQQPHPSDGTGPAGGQQLHADGGPVGPGEQELQAGGGSAPHGGRQSHSDSASALPGGQQPHPAGAPDPANGQQLHVDGGSALPGGRQPCPDSTAALPGEQPSRPDSTPALPGEQPSPPDNPDNRPVLPGVLAREVLGAAYRSPLPAPMPVPVQPGEPPVLPALSGAPDPTALEFLITDAARRAHAFLAGEAGAEAFPGDGSAWHDAVRLAASHPGLTGRRTFSRQFAELARSVGRTPADLSRAAAAWRQGGEAGLATLETSWDPPAGPFDRARGALVAADLPRMTIHRNQLTNAEGTLQLRYGTDGRWYPYRSEPGGDDWWPEGEADVDPVGALAGVAEA; from the coding sequence ATGACGCCGCGGGGCAGCGGACGGCCGGGGCGGGGCGGTGGGCCGGAACGGGGCGGCAGGCCGGGGCGGGGCGGTGGTCTGGGCTGGGCCAGCGGCATGAGCGAGACGAGCCGCATGGGCAGCGGCCGCGTCTTCCCGGCCCTGCCGAAGCACCCCGACCCCGGGGCGCCGTTCGCCACGTCCTGGTGGGGCAACGCGTGGATCGACGCGCTGGAGGAGAGCGCCCTGGACCAGGCGCGGCTGGCCCGCGGCCGTACGTATGCGCGCGAGGGCGCGGTCGACACGATCACCGTCGCGCCGGGCCGCATCGTCGCGTACGTCCACGGGAGCCGTCCCCGGCCGTACCGCGCGGAGATCCGCATGCGGACGATGCTGCCCGAGCACTGGGACCGCTTCCTGGACGTGGTCGCCACGGATCCCGCGCGTATCGCCGCGCTGCTCGACCAGGAGATGCCGCACGCGCTGGCCGACGCGGCGGACCGGGCGGACGTCCCCCTCCTCCCCGGCGCCCGCGAACTGTCCCCCTCCTGCACGTGCCCGGACCGCGGCCACCCCTGCAAACACGCGGCAGCCCTCGCCTACCAGACGGCCCGCCTCCTGGACGCGGACCCGTTCGTCCTCCTGCTCCTGCGCGGCGGCGAGGAACAGGACCTCCTGGACGAACTCTCCCGGAGAAACGCGCGCAGGGGAGCGGCGGAGGCGGCGGACGCGCGGCGGGGTCCGCTGCGGGGTCCGCTGCGCGGGGCGGAGGCCTCGGAGGAACCTGGCACCGCGGGTGCCACGGACGACCCCCGCGTCGCGGGGGCCACGGGAGGTCGCCGCTTCGCGGCGGGGGAGCTCCGTGGCGCGGAGCCGAGCGGGAAACACCCGGTCGGCCAAGCGGACCCCACCAACGACGCCACCCCTCCAAACGAACACCAGCCAAGCCGCCACAGCGCTCCGACCCTGCCCGGGGGACAGCAACCACACCCGTCCGACGGCACCGGCCCTGCGGGCGGTCAGCAACTGCACGCGGACGGTGGTCCCGTCTCTCCCGGCGAGCAGCAGCTGCAGGCGGGTGGCGGGTCTGCCCCGCATGGCGGACGGCAGTCCAGCCCGGACGCCGCTCCCGCCCTGCCCGGCGGCCAGCAACCGCACCCGTCCGACGGCACCGGCCCTGCGGGCGGTCAGCAACTGCACGCGGACGGTGGTCCCGTCGGTCCCGGCGAGCAGGAGCTGCAGGCGGGTGGCGGGTCTGCCCCGCATGGCGGACGGCAGTCCCACTCGGACAGCGCTTCGGCCCTGCCCGGGGGACAGCAACCGCACCCGGCCGGCGCCCCCGACCCCGCGAACGGCCAGCAGCTGCACGTGGATGGTGGCTCTGCCCTGCCCGGCGGGCGGCAGCCGTGCCCGGACAGCACCGCTGCCCTCCCCGGCGAGCAACCGTCGCGCCCGGACAGCACCCCTGCCCTCCCCGGCGAGCAACCCTCGCCCCCGGACAACCCGGATAACCGTCCCGTCCTCCCCGGAGTCCTCGCCCGGGAGGTTCTCGGTGCGGCGTATCGCTCGCCGTTGCCCGCGCCCATGCCGGTGCCCGTGCAGCCCGGTGAGCCCCCCGTGTTGCCTGCTCTTTCCGGAGCTCCGGATCCGACGGCGTTGGAGTTTCTGATCACGGACGCCGCGCGCAGGGCCCACGCGTTTCTCGCGGGGGAGGCCGGTGCGGAGGCGTTCCCGGGGGACGGCTCAGCCTGGCACGACGCCGTCCGTCTCGCGGCCTCGCATCCCGGGCTCACGGGCCGCCGCACCTTCAGTCGTCAGTTCGCCGAGCTGGCCAGGTCCGTGGGGCGCACCCCCGCCGACCTCTCCCGCGCGGCCGCCGCCTGGCGGCAGGGCGGCGAGGCGGGGCTGGCGACCCTGGAGACCTCCTGGGACCCGCCGGCCGGGCCCTTCGACCGAGCCCGCGGCGCCCTCGTCGCCGCCGATCTGCCCCGGATGACGATCCACCGCAACCAGCTCACCAACGCGGAGGGCACGCTCCAACTCCGTTACGGGACGGACGGCCGCTGGTACCCGTACCGGAGCGAGCCGGGCGGAGACGACTGGTGGCCCGAAGGGGAGGCGGACGTCGACCCGGTGGGAGCGCTGGCCGGCGTGGCGGAGGCGTGA
- a CDS encoding DEAD/DEAH box helicase: MGVEVPEGRDGAALARSRAALVRSCAAVFLPAEVPREGRVAFWNPGPDAEAELDDTDIGVRGDLVVARKHGNGARSRTVPALFLPVAEAVPLLLRAERPHPAVACWGAAARHALHLAARGRLLPGLTPGDVDAWRAGPLDEADVVHLRAIAAALPAEAHAVPLPGHGPGPLLLPQPFALIRAFVDAVLDALPRTPAAAHAVGAPFAAREPQHLPGAREWAAEVAAGMDAGVRVSLRLDLRAHEVFDGGEGSRGGGDAEAAVEVADAAADRAEVRASVASPAAAVVQVHSLADPALVADVPELWAGTDHFGPRARVDTLLALRRAARVWPPLGRLLERPRPDVLPLGEEELYDLLGAAAGRLAAAGVAVHWPRELTRGLTATAVVRPAPGTAADNFDFFKTEELLEFRWQLALGDQADDPLTEAELDLLAEAHRPVVRLRDQWVLVDPALVRKARKRDLGLLDPVDALSVALTGTAEVDGEQVPAVPVGALARLRERVTGDLDVPAPPPGLRATLRDYQLKGLAWLDRMTSLGLGGCLADDMGLGKTITVIALHLHRAQDAPTLVVCPASLLGNWQREIERFAPGEPVRRFHGTGRTLTGLTGGFVLTTYGTMRTSAAELATQKWGLVVADEAQHVKNPYAATAKALRTIPSPARVALTGTPVENNLSELWALLDWTTPGLLGPLKAFRARHARLVEGGDPSGTGADEEALDRLARLVRPFLLRRKKSDPGIAPELPPKTETDHPVTLTREQASLYEAVVRETLARIEASDGMARRGLVMKLLMALKQICNHPAQYLKDGMLTTRTGRPRSGKLELLDELLDTILAESESAGAVLIFTQYVEMARLLEAHMAARGITSQLLHGGTPVARREEMVDRFQSGEVPVFLLSLKAAGTGLNLTRAGHVIHYDRWWNPAVEEQATDRAYRIGQTQPVQVHRLVTEGTVEDRIAELLAAKQALADAVLGDGGEAALTELSDAELADLVALRRAA; the protein is encoded by the coding sequence ATGGGGGTCGAGGTGCCTGAGGGGCGCGACGGCGCCGCCCTCGCACGCTCCCGTGCCGCGCTCGTGCGTTCCTGTGCCGCCGTCTTCCTCCCGGCGGAGGTGCCGCGGGAGGGGCGGGTCGCTTTCTGGAACCCCGGCCCGGACGCGGAGGCCGAGCTCGACGACACCGATATCGGCGTACGCGGTGACCTGGTCGTCGCCCGCAAGCACGGCAACGGCGCGCGGAGCCGCACGGTGCCCGCGCTGTTCCTGCCCGTCGCCGAAGCCGTGCCGCTGCTGCTCCGCGCCGAGCGCCCGCACCCCGCGGTGGCCTGCTGGGGCGCCGCCGCCCGGCACGCGCTGCACCTGGCGGCGCGGGGCAGGCTGCTGCCCGGGCTGACTCCGGGGGACGTGGACGCGTGGCGGGCGGGCCCGCTGGACGAGGCCGACGTCGTCCATCTGCGCGCCATCGCCGCGGCGCTCCCCGCGGAGGCGCACGCGGTGCCGCTGCCGGGGCACGGGCCGGGCCCCCTGCTCCTCCCGCAGCCGTTCGCCCTGATCAGAGCGTTCGTGGACGCAGTGCTCGACGCCCTGCCCCGCACACCCGCCGCCGCGCACGCGGTCGGCGCCCCCTTCGCCGCGCGCGAGCCGCAGCACCTGCCGGGTGCCCGGGAGTGGGCGGCCGAGGTGGCCGCCGGCATGGACGCGGGGGTACGCGTGTCACTCCGCCTCGACCTGCGGGCGCACGAGGTGTTCGACGGGGGCGAGGGCTCCCGGGGTGGGGGCGACGCGGAGGCGGCCGTGGAGGTCGCCGACGCGGCGGCCGACCGCGCGGAGGTCCGCGCCTCCGTCGCCAGTCCCGCCGCCGCCGTCGTCCAGGTGCACAGCCTCGCCGACCCCGCGCTCGTCGCGGACGTGCCCGAGCTCTGGGCCGGTACCGATCACTTCGGGCCGCGCGCCCGCGTCGACACGCTGCTCGCGCTGCGCCGCGCGGCCCGCGTGTGGCCCCCGCTCGGCAGACTCCTGGAGCGGCCGCGGCCCGACGTGCTACCGCTGGGCGAGGAGGAGTTGTACGACCTCCTGGGCGCCGCCGCCGGTCGGCTCGCCGCGGCGGGCGTGGCCGTCCACTGGCCCAGGGAGCTCACCCGCGGGCTCACCGCCACCGCCGTCGTCCGCCCCGCCCCCGGCACCGCCGCCGACAACTTCGACTTCTTCAAGACCGAGGAACTCCTCGAATTCCGCTGGCAGTTGGCGCTCGGCGACCAGGCGGACGACCCGCTGACCGAGGCGGAGCTCGACCTCCTCGCGGAGGCGCACCGCCCGGTCGTCCGGCTCCGGGACCAGTGGGTCCTGGTCGACCCCGCGCTCGTCCGCAAGGCGCGCAAGCGGGACCTCGGGTTGCTCGACCCGGTGGACGCCCTGTCGGTCGCGCTGACCGGCACCGCCGAGGTGGACGGCGAGCAGGTGCCCGCCGTGCCGGTCGGCGCGCTGGCGAGGCTGCGCGAACGCGTGACGGGAGACCTCGACGTACCGGCCCCGCCGCCGGGCCTGCGCGCGACCCTCCGCGACTACCAGCTCAAGGGTCTCGCCTGGCTCGACCGCATGACCTCCCTCGGCCTCGGCGGCTGTCTCGCCGACGACATGGGCCTCGGCAAGACGATCACCGTCATCGCCCTGCACCTGCACCGCGCGCAGGACGCGCCCACGCTCGTGGTCTGCCCGGCCTCGCTGCTCGGCAACTGGCAGCGCGAGATCGAACGGTTCGCGCCCGGTGAGCCGGTCCGCCGCTTCCACGGCACGGGTCGCACCCTCACCGGCCTGACCGGCGGCTTCGTCCTCACCACGTACGGCACGATGCGCACGAGCGCCGCCGAACTGGCCACCCAGAAGTGGGGCCTCGTCGTCGCGGACGAGGCCCAGCACGTCAAGAATCCGTACGCGGCGACGGCGAAGGCGCTGCGCACGATCCCCTCCCCGGCGCGGGTCGCGCTCACCGGCACCCCTGTCGAGAACAACCTCTCCGAGCTGTGGGCACTGCTCGACTGGACGACGCCGGGTCTGCTCGGGCCCCTGAAGGCGTTCCGGGCCCGCCACGCACGACTGGTGGAGGGCGGCGATCCCTCCGGGACCGGAGCGGACGAGGAGGCGCTGGACCGCCTCGCCCGTCTGGTCCGCCCCTTCCTCCTCCGCCGCAAGAAGTCGGACCCCGGTATCGCGCCGGAGCTCCCGCCGAAGACGGAGACCGACCACCCGGTGACCCTCACCCGCGAGCAGGCGTCGCTGTACGAGGCGGTGGTCCGCGAGACCCTCGCCCGGATCGAGGCGTCGGACGGCATGGCGCGGCGCGGCCTGGTCATGAAGCTGCTGATGGCGCTCAAGCAGATCTGCAACCACCCGGCGCAGTACCTGAAGGACGGCATGCTCACGACCCGGACGGGCCGTCCGCGCTCGGGCAAGCTGGAACTCCTGGACGAGCTCCTCGACACGATCCTCGCCGAGTCGGAGAGCGCGGGCGCGGTCCTGATCTTCACGCAGTACGTGGAGATGGCGCGCCTCCTGGAGGCGCACATGGCCGCGCGCGGCATCACCTCCCAGCTCCTGCATGGCGGTACGCCGGTCGCGCGCCGTGAGGAGATGGTGGACCGCTTCCAGTCGGGCGAGGTCCCTGTCTTCCTGCTCTCCCTGAAGGCTGCGGGCACGGGTCTGAACCTGACCCGCGCGGGCCATGTGATCCACTACGACCGCTGGTGGAACCCGGCGGTCGAGGAGCAGGCCACCGACCGCGCGTACCGCATCGGCCAGACCCAGCCCGTGCAGGTCCACCGGCTGGTCACCGAGGGAACGGTCGAGGACCGCATCGCCGAACTCCTCGCCGCGAAGCAGGCGTTGGCGGACGCGGTGCTCGGCGACGGCGGCGAGGCGGCGCTCACGGAACTGTCCGACGCGGAACTGGCGGACCTGGTCGCACTGAGGAGGGCGGCATGA